The Triticum aestivum cultivar Chinese Spring chromosome 4B, IWGSC CS RefSeq v2.1, whole genome shotgun sequence sequence GTCCTCCAGCTACGTTTGTCTACCGGCGTGTCATACATGGGCTCTTTGCGCATGGGATGGGCGGCGAGGCCCTTCGTGTCTTCAGCGAGATCAAGCTGCGTGGTTATGCCATAGATGTAGTCACTTACAACACAGCGCTCACCGGTTTATGTAAAATGGGCCATATTGCCGATGCCCAGCAGATGTGGGATGAGATGGTGGACAAAGGTATACAGCCTAGTGAGTATGCATATTGCTCTTTTCTCGATTACTACTGTGAAGCTGGTGATTTTGGGATGGCTCTCAAGGTGTATGAAGAAATGCTTGACAAGGGATTCAAGGAGAGCACAGTTAGCTGTAACATTATCGCCAAAGGGTTTTGTGTTCATAGGAGGGTGGACGAAGCAGTTGGGGTGTTCGAGGGAATGGTTACTAAAGGGATTGAACATGATGTGATCACTTATAACACGTTGATTCAGGGCCTATGCAAGGTTGGTAGGTTGGCTGAGGCGATAGGGATGTATCAGCGGTTACTCTCATCTGGTTTGGAGCCAAGTGTGCAGACCTTCACACCACTCATTGACACCTTGTGCGAGGAAGGACAGGTTGATGATGCTGTTGAATTACTTACCTTGATGCAGGCTAAGGGCTTGGAACCGTTGGAACGTAGCAATGATAGTGTCATCAATAGGTTCTGTAAGGTCAGGCGGGCTGATGATGGTATGGCATGGTTGGCTAGCATGTTGAAGAACAATCTGAAACCTCAGGAACAGACGTTCAATTCTTTGCTGGAGTCGCTGAGGAAATCCGAGCGAATGGATGACGCACTGCTGATTCTGAATACAATGCTTAAAGCTGGATATGAATTAGGCAGTTTGGCTTCTGCTATACTTGTTGATAAGTTATGCACAGGCAATGTATCTTATCCTCAAAAGTTGGAGGATATTTTGTTGAGCAGCTAGTGGCATTTGGATGCCCTGCAAATCGTACAAATGTTCATTTGTTTCTCCCTGGATTGATGTCTTTGAGAAATGTTTTTATCGGTGCTGTCCAAAAGGCTACACAAATGACTTATGTAGAAATTCAGAATCCTGATGACCAAGAACTTGACTTTTGAGGTTCATATTCAGATTATAACTTGGCCTCCAACCATTCCAGTAAATCCTTGGAGAGATAGCAATGTCCAATGGCAACAGCTGTGAGTAACATCTCTGAGAGGTTGTGACAGCAGTGACCAGCGTTGATGGCTAACGTTCTTCTTTGGCCCTGTAATAATCCAAATGCCTGTGATCGTGGAGATCTGTCGAACAGCACCGTAGTACCTTCTTCAGGAACTGCAACGGGCACTTCAAGATGGCCATAGAGCTCTCTGAACACAAGCTTTGTGGCCCTTACATCACCATTCTCTGCATCTTCATTCCCAGGTGTGCATTCTGCTTTGGCCCTGTAATAACCCCTtctattttctgtctattttgaaTATTCAAATCTTAACAATAGACTAAATCAACCCACGTCTCGTCCTTCCTGTATTTTGTTTGAGCAAATGGATTCAAGATAATTTTAGTTGTTGTCAAGAGAACTACGACGTCCATATGTAGGAATGTGAAGAGGAATGACTGTTAGATGTCTTCTTTGGTTTATTTCTACTTGATTAATATCTCATAGAGGGTCCTCTTTGATTCTTCATATAGAGGCCTGATAATTGAAACTAAGTAATGAATTGAAGATCATATGTGTCTAATTGTCTTAAGGCCCAAGCTAATGTGTACCGTCAACCTAACTGGGAACTTAAGGTATGGTATCTGTGTACTCACCCATAGGTCCAGTCCATGTACTTCCATGCATAGCAAATTCAGAGAAGTTTTGGCATTTTGTTCCTCTGTTTGCACTAGTTTTGCATATATATGCTGACCACAGTTTAACCTCAGAATGACGAGATATTTATCCATGCTGTGCTGTAGTAATTTTTGTTTGCTACGTGTGATTTCGCAGATGACAACACGGCTTGGGTTACCATAGTATAGCTGCTTTATGAAAAATTCCAGCTTGGTACATCCTTGGGAATTTGAAGTTTTAAACTCTTCACTAGTAAATCGTTATTTCTTGCTTGCTCCTCTTAACATGTGTTAGAAAGGAATCCATATCTTGTTCTTGTTCTTCATTTGCGGCATTGAGGAGTAATGATTGTTTTGCTGATCTTTTGCTCTTGGTAACTTGTTACTGTTTGGTGTCAAGAAATACTGAAGAGGATATGCCGAAGGAAAAAGCGCCTGGACCCGGATGGTTTTAACATAGCTTTCTACCTTAGCTGTTGGCAGATAATTAATTAAGATCTGATAGATGTGTTCGACGCGATTCATTCACTCAACAAGTCAACATCTGGGTGTTTGGTGTTGTTACCTAAGAGGCAGGGGGCTTGCAGTCCTAATGATTATCGTCCCACCAGTCTCGTTCACAGCCTTGTTAAATTAGTCTCCAAAAAGTCCTCGCCAGCAGATTGGCCTCAGTGCTCCACACATCATTAGTGAAAATCAAGGGGTGTTTTtgaaaggtactccctccgttcctaaatataagtctgttTAGAGATTCCAATCTCTTCAAACTCTAAGCTCCCTTTAAGGGAGGGCTCCTGGTTGATC is a genomic window containing:
- the LOC123092003 gene encoding pentatricopeptide repeat-containing protein At5g18950; translated protein: MPPLPRLFASVRHICSGSAPELAPVPTAVSDAASRAAAAVLRAPRFEPRLLSLVPRQLLFEPSCVRRTLSRLLPSPEPSLRFLLFLASHFPAPAPADSPAPSPHLPGIDAFLLSLQPHLAADAAALLASHLGLHSSLPALNAASRAALRAARPDLVFRLFSTFSSSPAFPGNADTVACLVRACAADCRPLDGLRLLRDAARRGSPPSSAAAADLVTSFVAIGNFAKVSETLHLMISAGCPPATFVYRRVIHGLFAHGMGGEALRVFSEIKLRGYAIDVVTYNTALTGLCKMGHIADAQQMWDEMVDKGIQPSEYAYCSFLDYYCEAGDFGMALKVYEEMLDKGFKESTVSCNIIAKGFCVHRRVDEAVGVFEGMVTKGIEHDVITYNTLIQGLCKVGRLAEAIGMYQRLLSSGLEPSVQTFTPLIDTLCEEGQVDDAVELLTLMQAKGLEPLERSNDSVINRFCKVRRADDGMAWLASMLKNNLKPQEQTFNSLLESLRKSERMDDALLILNTMLKAGYELGSLASAILVDKLCTGNVSYPQKLEDILLSS